A genomic segment from Syntrophotalea acetylenivorans encodes:
- a CDS encoding amino acid-binding protein: protein MTVQQISVFIENRAGKLAQATAALGKAEVNIRALSLAETSDFGILRLIVDRTDVAKKALTEEGFTVDKTDVVAVQVPDRPMGLAHILHILDEAKITVEYLYAFVERCGDHAVIIFRFDDSEQAIAALTSNDVEVLSAEAVYSM from the coding sequence ATGACCGTACAACAAATTTCTGTTTTTATAGAAAACCGAGCAGGGAAACTTGCTCAGGCCACTGCCGCCCTTGGCAAGGCCGAAGTGAATATTCGGGCTCTTTCTTTAGCTGAGACCTCCGATTTCGGCATTTTGCGGTTGATTGTCGACCGGACAGATGTGGCGAAAAAGGCACTCACGGAAGAGGGTTTCACCGTGGATAAAACGGATGTGGTGGCGGTCCAGGTGCCTGATCGTCCCATGGGGCTCGCGCATATCTTACACATCCTGGATGAAGCCAAAATTACCGTTGAATATCTCTATGCCTTTGTCGAGCGTTGTGGGGATCATGCGGTCATTATTTTTCGTTTCGATGACAGTGAGCAGGCAATTGCGGCCTTAACCTCGAATGACGTCGAGGTTCTGTCAGCCGAAGCTGTCTACAGTATGTAG